One Argentina anserina chromosome 6, drPotAnse1.1, whole genome shotgun sequence genomic window, TCCTCCACACCCTGCTTCGACACTGCCGCCAACAGTAGATCATCCGCCAGGCCTACGACGCTCCCAATGTATCACACAGCCCCCACCCTTCCTTCTTGATTACAAGACCAATCATTTAGTTTTGCTTGACCCGGCCGCTCCCCCTTCCTCCACGTTTGGCACTCGGTACCCCAATTCAGAGGTATGTCAGTTACACCAGCTTATCTCTCGGATATCATTCATTTGTGCATTCTGTTTCACAATTGGTTGAACCAACAAGTTATCACCATGATCCCCAATAGGTTAAGGCGATGAATTTTGAGATACAAGAATTGGAGGCTAATAATACATGGTCCATGGTTCCGCTACCTTATGGTCACAAACCTATTGGCTGCAAGTGGGTTTTCAAGATCAAATACAATGTTGCCGCCTCCATTGAACGGTACAAGGCTCGGCTGGTCGCAAAGGGGTTTACACAACAAGAAGGTATTGATTACAAAGTTACTTTTGCTCATGTTGCGAAATTGATTACTGTTAAGGTGTTTGTTGGCTATTGCTGCAGTACAAGATTGGCCTTTGCACCAAATGGATGTGCAGAATGCCTTCCACCATGGTCACCTTGTTGAGGAAGTTTACATGCTACCTCCTCCCAGGTATTGCCGACAAGGGGAGAATGTAGTTTGCCGACTTCACAAATCCCTTTATGGCCTTAAACAAGCATCACACAGTTGGTTTTGTAGGTTTTCCTTAGCCATATGGGAAATTGGTTTTCAACAGTCTCATGCCGATTACTCCTTGTTTACAAAGGTTCAAGAGAGTTTCATTACTGTAATATTGctttatgttgatgatatggtaattACAGGAAACAATCCGGATTCCATTAATGAACTTAAGAAGTTTCTCAATAGTTGTTTTAAGATAAAAGATCTTGGACCGCTCAAATACTTCCTTGGCATATAAATTGCACGCTCCAAATCAGGAATTTCAGTTTGTCAACGTAAGTATACACTGGATATATTGGAGGAGTCTGGATTACTTGGGGTGAAACCGACCAAGGTACCAATGGAACACGATTTGGTATTAACTGAGAAAGGAAGTGAGGCCATCAAGGATCCCACCAAGTAACGAAGATTGATTGGGAAGTAAATTTATCTCACAATTACCAGGCCGGAGATCACTTATACAGTGAACACACTCAGGAGCCAAAGATACATTATCTCAAAACAGCTCATCGGCTTTTGCAGTATCTCAAAGGAGCCCCCGGTCACTAGAACTGCTTACATATGGTAAAAATGAGGAGTGTGTTGTGATTAGTTCGAAGATTAAGCATTTTAGTATAAGAAATGGAGATTATGGCATATTGGTTTAACATGACACTAGGAGTGGGTTGTTAACCGTAAAATTGGAACTATGATTTTTAGGCAGTGTGTTCTGATGAAGCTATTTGATTGTAAAGTGACATCTTTTTTCAATGTTTTAACTTAGGTCTGTGTTTTTGAGGAATATTATGTTTGCTCCACTAGTTCAATGCTCTAATTAGTGAAAGCCTTGCAGTTGTCTGAAGTGTTCTGTTTCCTTGATGTGATATTGGTTCTTTCGCATCATTTTTCAGTTCCATGCGGGGAAGAATGTGGGGCTTGGCAAGGACCATACAATCTTCTCTTTGATAGATGGTTTGGTTAAGTTTGAGAAGTTTGGACCGGACAGGAAGAAGGTATTTGGATTTTGGAGCTTCTGAACTTTAGAGTGCTGAATGGAAAGTCTAGGTACTCTATGACATTACTAACATGAACCTGCGTTGGTGTGACAGGTGAGTGTTTACCCTCGGGAGATACAGCCAGGAAATCCTAACAGCTACAGGGTTAGGAAGAGGGAGAACTTCAAGCTACAacgtgagaaaaagaaagcaaGGAAGGAAAGGTATATCCTTCAGAACAACCCACAACTGGTTCTTGCATCTGCTGATAATGGAGCAGAGAGCACTCCTCTTTGTTGATTCTCGCTCATCTCCTATATGTATAATTTTGTATTCAAACCAGGAAGTCGTGTTGTATTAAGCATGCAGATTTTAGGCCCCTTCTGATGTACTTCTCACTTCTATGAAAGACTACTTTTAGGTGCAATGGTCTATAGCGGCTTTGACTTAGTTACTGATGAAGTTCATACTAACTATGATGCTTTGATCCTTCATGAAAATTTAATATCATGTGTTCGTTAATGACTAGGTTTTACTGTTAAAATGCCTTATAGTTCATTGTTCATGACTAACTCTCACCACGATGTGCTATTAATCAAGCAAAGCTTTTCAATTTAGCCGAACCAGCTTTTAGATCTTCCCATCAAGTCTTAGTTCTAGGTAAGCAAAAACTGAACCACAAGAGAGGGATACTGGGGAAACAGAAAAGAGTTGATTTGGCCAGTTATGAATAAAAAGGATTTACATTGCTGAACGCAAACATCTCtgaattacaaaagaacaagctatgtgttataacttataacttCGCCTTTTTTTTCCGCCTTTTTTAAGATGCCAAAGTAAGGTGCCTGTTTAGCTGGACGAGGTACCGTTTGCTCGTGCAAATGCTATTAAGTACCAAAATAGTAGGTCTTTGAAACTCAATCTTCAAAATGTAGATGCCATTGATCGAGGTTACAGAAGATCGGAAGGTATCATAGGAAGCACCTGCCTCAAGTCGTCAACGTTACTGTTGTAACCACCATAAGCATTTCCTAACACATGCTTTGAAATCAGACACTCAACTAAACAACTACTCAGCTGCAGCATTCAATATTTTCTGACAATTCTCTACAATATGTTTCAAGTACATATTGAGAAGTCATCATGTATTTGCTCTGGTGGAAGGCAAAAATTTATAGCAATTTCCGCATCAATTAGGTTGTGAGGTCGCGATATCTATATTTTATCTCAAGTGGAGTTTGGCTTCTTCTCACGTTGAACGGCTCGTGGGACAAATGTCAGGCCACGAGTGTGCCGACGACCAAAGCTGATGGATGAGGGACTGGAGTCTGAAGTGCTTAACTTGGAGACAGATGAAACGAGATTATTGATGTCTTCATTTCCCACATCCATATTAGATGCATTGGGCTTCTTGAGATTAGCTTGCTTCCTCTGATTCTTTCTCTTCTGCTTTCTAGTAGGATCAGTGACATCAGTGACTTCATTTTCTACATCCATATCAGATGCATCTTCCTTCATAACATATGCTTGCTTTCTCTGATTCTTCTGCCTACGTTTTTTATAAGGAGGAGCCTTCTTGAAAAACTCAAATGAGGTGGGGAACTTATGCTTATCCACCAGATGCTGTTGCCGGCTCTTATAGCTCTTCAATGTCAAATCACAGCCTTCTACAAGGCATTCATACTGTTACAGACAGACATTCATAACCAAATCAATGGACTAAAACCTGTaaggaatatatattttaagttGAAAATTCATATTTGATCCCAGTTAGAAGCCAGAAAAGAGAGGAACATAAAAGCTTGAAAGAAAGACTTCCTAATCTCGTAATTGAGCTTTATAATCCTCCATACAACAACCTAACAAATTCAACATCTTATAAATTGATAGAGGAACTGTCGAACAAAGACTAGCGATTAGCGAAGTAGCAATGACAAAATCACAATTTATTAAGGGTAAACATAAACACATCATATCACAATATCATTCTTCAGACAATATCAAAATTGAAAGATATAATCAGTGACAAACCATAGGATCGCCGTGTGCGACTTTCGCCTGAAAGAAAGAACTGTGTGCTTCAGAAACATGAATGCCGAGCAGCCGGGACGCCGGATAGACTCTGGAGCACACAGAGCAAGATGCAGTTTGCCGAGCATTGTAATGCTCTTCAAACTCCTCCGAGCAAATCAACCTCGCTCCACAACCAACAATCGAACAGAAAACACCCCTGcacccacacacacacacacacattcaTCAAATCAATCCCCAATGCTTTCATCTAATCAAGTCCCTAATTATAGTGCAACACATTAATCACAGTACAAACTGCTCTACTCATAAATACCTGCCTTCCTCATCCACAATACTCCGAAGCTCTCGCTTTTCGTCTTCAGTCAAATCCAGCGCAAGGTACAGAGTATTACTTTATCAAGCCAACTCACCAATTAAACTCATTTCAGCAATGGAAGAGAAGAACGAACCTGTTTGACGAGCAGTTCCCTTTCGATGTTTCCAGCAGCGACGAAGGGAGATTCGGGAGCAAACTTCCGACGGAGGGCTCTCCAGTACGGAAACCCTAATTCGAATTCCATAGCCATGGCTTCTCTCTTGCTTACTGATAAGTGATAacagcgagagagagagagagatgatcgAGGGAGTTGTTTTATTGAAACCGCAAGAGCGCTTTTTGGTTTGGGCCCAAGTAGAAAAGCCCAAAACCTGACCAAGTGTTTCAAACACAGATCTGTTTCCCCGACAGAACCTTCTCTTCTGTGTCTTGTTCTATCTGGGCGACCGCGAGAACCGAACCCTAAGATGAACCAGATCATCTGAACTGGGTGTCTTGAAGCTCAAATATCCCTCTTTTTTTTGGGTAAGTAGTTTAGTTTTTCGCTGTTATTATCGGGGTTCGATAGATAAACATTTCTGTTGAATTGATTGAGTTTCGATTTTTACTGTTTACCTGATTTGGGGGtgttcttctcctttttgttGTTTCGTCACAGGGTTCGGATTCGGTGGTGCCGGCTTCCCCAATTAGGAAATTATGGTATGTATGATTCCTCCTTGATTTTGAGTCTCAAAGTCTCATCCTTGAATCTGCCAACTTTTTAAGTTGAGCCGTCCTTGATTTTCAACTAGATAACCCAGCATGTTAGCTTATGTTCTTCAATTGATTCAATGTCCTCCCTTTTTAAGTTATCCACATCCATGTCTGGTAACCTTTTGTTTTCCCAACTCAAATGGATTGTTGTCCTTTAGTAATTAGGAGAGTCTAGGTTATATAAAGACTAGTCCTTCTCTGAGAAACAAGGATCAAAAGCAAACATAGAGCCTTTGAGAGAGAAATCAGTATGGTGAAGAAACGAAAACGCTGCAGCATCAACTTACCAGAAACCATATTGGACTATGAGGATATCCTTTTGGAAATCCTTGTCCGTGTTCCAGCTCGAATTCTGCTCCGCTTCAAATGCGTCTCCAAGCATTGGCTCTCTTTTATCTCTGACCCCCAATTTTGTCACCTCCACACCCTTCGAAACCCAAATCCTTCCATCTCCGCGGTCTTTTCCAACCTATCCAGAAACATTGGTTTCATCCctttcaattttgatcatgatCGGGCTACGAGTACAGGCTCTGGTGCACCTAGCTGTAACCCTCTGAATTTCCTTCAAAACCTATGTCATGACAACATTAACATTATCCAGTCCTGCAACGGCCTTTTCTTATGCCATCCTGAAATTCTACCGCCTTCCAGTATTCGCGGCTCCGACGTGAGGCGTGTCTACACACCTCTTTATCACTATGTTCTCAATCCCACAACCAACCAGTTCACCAAACTTGTTCCTCCTGCTGCCACTGCCGCCACTACTGCTGAACCCCGAATCATGGGCTGTGCTTTGGCTTTTGACCCTTGCAAATCGCCTCACTACAAGGTGGTCTTCCTTTGGTACGCTGATGAACCAAGTCCATGTGGCTGGTGCAGTCACCATCGCATAGAGATATATTTTTCCGAGACTAAAAGCTGGAGGCTTCTTGATTCTTCTTTTGAGACTCAAGCTCAAATTCCCTACCAAGACGGAGTATACTGCAATGGTGCACTTCACTGGGTAGGCCTGTGGTGTGAAATGGCATATTTTCATTTAGAAGAAGAGCGTGTTGGATTGGTTGATTGTCTTCCTCGTTGTGAGGAGAATTGGGGAGATAGGGATGATAGATATTTTATGAAATCTGTTGATGGCCATTTGCATCTTATTGATATCTATTTGCCTTGTTATACTAAATTTGAAGTGTTGGAGATGCGGAGTGACTACTCTGGTTGGTTTGTTAAGTACAATGTGGATCTTGATCCTTTATACACCACTTACCCACGGATTCCGCTACTTATTGTTCTCTTTCTTGCTAAAGGGGAAAATGAAGAAGGAAGTTCTTTTCTGTTGCTGTATGGTCCTGGAAAAGTTTTCTTTTACAATCTCAAGAGTAATACCTTCAAATCGATTGA contains:
- the LOC126797482 gene encoding F-box protein At5g07610-like codes for the protein MVKKRKRCSINLPETILDYEDILLEILVRVPARILLRFKCVSKHWLSFISDPQFCHLHTLRNPNPSISAVFSNLSRNIGFIPFNFDHDRATSTGSGAPSCNPLNFLQNLCHDNINIIQSCNGLFLCHPEILPPSSIRGSDVRRVYTPLYHYVLNPTTNQFTKLVPPAATAATTAEPRIMGCALAFDPCKSPHYKVVFLWYADEPSPCGWCSHHRIEIYFSETKSWRLLDSSFETQAQIPYQDGVYCNGALHWVGLWCEMAYFHLEEERVGLVDCLPRCEENWGDRDDRYFMKSVDGHLHLIDIYLPCYTKFEVLEMRSDYSGWFVKYNVDLDPLYTTYPRIPLLIVLFLAKGENEEGSSFLLLYGPGKVFFYNLKSNTFKSIDLTPQPGVDEYFRGRVGPHNYPYMETLACV